One Paraburkholderia dioscoreae DNA segment encodes these proteins:
- a CDS encoding GIY-YIG nuclease family protein encodes MYLITDRSNGKLYVGKADGESGIWQRWSTYVSNGHGNNVALVKELGSASPERKDDFSLSLLEIADIQSTSEEIAGRENHWKEVLGTRNHGYNRN; translated from the coding sequence ATCTACCTCATCACCGACCGAAGCAACGGAAAGCTCTATGTGGGTAAGGCTGACGGCGAAAGCGGAATCTGGCAGCGTTGGTCCACATATGTCTCCAATGGCCACGGAAACAATGTGGCCCTCGTCAAGGAACTAGGTTCGGCGAGTCCGGAGCGGAAGGACGACTTCAGCTTATCGCTTTTGGAGATAGCGGACATCCAGTCGACAAGCGAGGAAATCGCAGGGCGGGAAAATCACTGGAAGGAGGTCTTGGGAACAAGGAACCACGGCTACAACCGAAACTAA
- a CDS encoding rhomboid family intramembrane serine protease, which yields MSQPSASTTPSRAAGSFVDQLKARVALLALFVGSMWATFFLSVLMPFLHLNRHGVVSRTLGGLQGILFAPWLHAGLWHIAANTGGLLVLGWLAMWPRITNFWQATVGAMLGAGLCAWLLGAPYSVHIGASGLMFGYAGYLVARGFYTRGILSILIALFVVSSYGLSMLLGALPLYPDVSWQSHLGGAIGGIIAARLSRLSRQTLRLQA from the coding sequence ATGTCGCAACCCAGTGCTTCAACCACCCCATCGCGAGCCGCTGGTTCGTTCGTGGACCAGCTCAAGGCCCGGGTTGCGCTGCTGGCCCTCTTTGTCGGCTCGATGTGGGCGACGTTCTTTCTGTCGGTTTTAATGCCTTTTCTGCACCTGAACCGTCACGGTGTTGTCTCGCGCACCCTTGGCGGCCTGCAGGGCATCCTGTTCGCGCCGTGGCTGCACGCCGGGCTCTGGCATATAGCGGCCAATACGGGCGGCTTGCTCGTGCTCGGCTGGCTCGCGATGTGGCCGCGCATCACCAACTTCTGGCAGGCGACGGTCGGCGCCATGCTCGGCGCGGGATTGTGTGCATGGCTGCTCGGCGCGCCTTATTCTGTGCACATCGGCGCGAGCGGCTTGATGTTCGGCTATGCCGGTTATCTCGTTGCACGCGGCTTCTACACGCGCGGCATCCTCTCGATTCTCATCGCCCTGTTCGTGGTCAGTAGCTATGGATTGAGTATGCTGCTCGGCGCGCTGCCCCTCTATCCTGACGTGTCGTGGCAAAGCCATCTCGGTGGCGCGATTGGCGGCATCATCGCCGCGCGACTGTCGCGACTGTCGCGACAAACGCTACGCCTTCAAGCCTGA
- a CDS encoding ATP-binding protein: MISNQLSGRTKTVSGERMEQEPLFDERFLNNYAGAIVSDPPTAIVELVANCWDAYATEVRITLPSARNERHFRIEDNGNGMTRDEFEYIWRTWSYNRIAAQGKKSLPPQGTAGLPREVFGKNGKGRFASFCFASEYIVRSRKNGQEFVCRVGRTSTKPLVLDEISFTAQGVEGHGTIIEGVGDIPQLLFTDEKAREIIGSRFLANPAFKVSIDSKQISFNDIPTYLSQEEFNVEGLGTVRILHIDTKKADKTTKQHGIAWWVRGRAVGQCSWSPSDYERVLDGRTSEAKRYTFIVQADFLNDHDAVTEDWSGFDEDNLAWLRTREAVQDRIRNIIHEASRSEREATKSAVIERVGNAINALSPVSKDRVSSFIEEVVETCPNFGENELVQLTTILTKLEKSKSRYGLLDVLQKCDPSDYDSLHEILTEWSVSMAKLVLDEIQNRLKLIAELRIKLKTVGIDEVHELQPLFERGLWMFGAQFESIDFTSNVGMTQVIKTIFKDTTGKGSRNRPDFVALPDASVGFYARPSYDENHDEDGVDQLVIIDLKTTGLPLGSKEKDQVWKYVKELRALGYIKKFTRVDGFVLGDKIEDGENEPIKHGEEVKIYPMLYDTILVRAEKRLLNLHSRVKDAPFLITQQEQLKKFMEPLTVLQMDLVVDTNE, from the coding sequence ATGATTTCAAATCAATTGAGCGGCCGCACAAAAACAGTATCGGGGGAACGGATGGAACAAGAGCCGCTATTTGACGAACGGTTTCTGAACAACTACGCGGGCGCTATTGTGTCCGACCCGCCAACCGCCATTGTTGAACTGGTCGCGAACTGTTGGGATGCCTACGCCACAGAAGTTCGCATTACTCTCCCAAGCGCGAGAAATGAACGCCACTTCAGGATTGAAGACAATGGCAACGGCATGACGCGCGACGAGTTTGAGTACATCTGGCGGACTTGGTCGTACAACCGCATTGCGGCTCAAGGGAAAAAGTCCTTGCCGCCCCAAGGTACCGCAGGCCTTCCGCGCGAGGTTTTTGGGAAGAACGGAAAGGGCAGGTTTGCTTCATTCTGCTTCGCTTCTGAATATATTGTTAGGTCCCGAAAGAACGGACAAGAGTTTGTTTGTCGCGTCGGGCGAACCAGCACCAAGCCCCTCGTTCTTGATGAAATCTCCTTTACCGCTCAAGGTGTGGAGGGGCACGGGACAATAATCGAAGGTGTCGGTGACATCCCGCAACTTCTCTTCACGGATGAGAAGGCCCGGGAGATTATCGGCAGCCGATTTCTCGCAAACCCCGCGTTCAAGGTGTCCATCGACTCAAAGCAGATAAGCTTTAACGACATCCCAACCTACCTGTCGCAAGAAGAGTTCAACGTAGAGGGCCTCGGAACCGTTCGAATCCTACACATAGATACAAAGAAAGCCGACAAGACGACGAAGCAGCACGGTATCGCTTGGTGGGTGCGGGGCCGTGCGGTTGGCCAGTGTAGCTGGAGTCCGAGCGACTACGAGCGTGTACTTGACGGCCGTACTTCCGAGGCAAAGCGCTACACGTTCATCGTTCAGGCGGACTTCTTGAACGACCACGATGCGGTGACTGAAGACTGGAGCGGCTTCGATGAGGACAATCTGGCTTGGTTGAGGACTCGCGAAGCGGTTCAAGACCGAATCCGAAACATAATCCACGAGGCGAGCAGAAGTGAGCGTGAGGCAACTAAGAGTGCAGTTATCGAGCGGGTCGGTAATGCCATCAACGCTCTTTCTCCTGTAAGCAAGGACCGCGTTTCATCTTTCATCGAGGAAGTAGTCGAGACGTGCCCGAATTTCGGCGAGAACGAGCTTGTCCAACTTACGACGATTCTGACCAAGCTCGAAAAGTCAAAGTCCCGCTATGGATTGCTCGACGTCCTGCAGAAGTGCGACCCGAGCGACTATGACAGCTTGCACGAAATCTTGACAGAGTGGAGCGTCAGCATGGCGAAGCTCGTCTTGGATGAAATCCAGAATCGACTAAAGCTCATAGCCGAATTACGCATCAAACTTAAGACGGTCGGCATCGACGAGGTTCACGAACTGCAGCCGCTGTTCGAGCGCGGTCTCTGGATGTTCGGGGCACAGTTTGAGTCCATCGACTTCACGTCAAACGTCGGGATGACGCAGGTCATCAAGACCATATTCAAAGACACCACGGGAAAAGGAAGTCGCAATCGACCGGATTTTGTAGCCCTCCCGGACGCCAGTGTTGGCTTTTACGCCCGTCCGTCCTATGACGAGAATCACGATGAGGACGGGGTCGACCAACTGGTCATCATCGACCTTAAGACAACGGGTTTGCCTCTCGGAAGCAAAGAGAAAGACCAGGTCTGGAAGTACGTAAAAGAGCTGCGGGCGCTCGGCTATATAAAGAAATTCACGAGAGTTGATGGGTTCGTTCTTGGAGATAAGATTGAAGATGGTGAGAACGAACCTATCAAGCACGGCGAAGAGGTAAAGATTTACCCAATGCTGTACGACACCATCTTGGTTCGTGCGGAAAAGCGGTTACTGAATCTGCACAGCCGGGTAAAGGATGCACCGTTCCTGATTACGCAACAGGAGCAACTCAAAAAGTTCATGGAGCCGCTCACTGTTCTTCAAATGGACCTAGTAGTCGACACGAATGAATGA
- a CDS encoding DUF3800 domain-containing protein has protein sequence MLTIDVNHVRQGFLKLMPSPGDKVIKRLYGVDEKMVFYYDETNNIRKLHLREDGQPNNREMKNFILGGIAHRTMTPLPDVAPLREALRIQKSAPEIKFDLIAKGDYLDILRSEKLKIFLQYLLNNRIYIHYYNLNLVYWSLVDIIDSLFADPRFLPFVIYHREIKNELHAIVSRDLFSFLALLRAYDYPNVGKKTSEFSESVLAFLNATAKTPRTPADLWLKSMLKEATKLEELAFLVDNESHVLIEGLHDFYVRPVCLFRKSEHIFDEELTVQKQLGDIEFMNGTRRVSFSFVNSKDSFGVQLSDVVCGLLGKHFNFIEENSMPELRKAKAALDETQRGNLKLLEKLIDVSDKFSNGMIYRTVPEDSDFKHQAFTFGEVTPPHLG, from the coding sequence ATGCTGACAATCGACGTAAACCACGTGCGGCAAGGCTTTCTGAAGCTGATGCCATCTCCCGGGGACAAAGTCATCAAGCGGTTGTACGGAGTTGATGAGAAGATGGTCTTCTACTACGACGAGACCAACAACATCCGCAAACTCCATCTGAGGGAAGACGGACAGCCGAACAATCGAGAGATGAAAAATTTCATCCTCGGTGGTATCGCGCATCGGACGATGACACCGCTTCCAGATGTTGCTCCGCTACGCGAGGCGTTGAGAATCCAGAAGAGCGCGCCAGAGATTAAATTCGACCTCATCGCGAAGGGTGACTATCTCGATATTCTGCGCTCGGAGAAGTTGAAAATTTTTCTCCAATATCTGCTAAATAACAGAATCTACATCCACTACTACAACCTGAATCTGGTTTACTGGTCGTTGGTCGATATCATCGACTCGCTCTTCGCCGACCCCCGTTTTCTCCCGTTCGTGATTTATCATCGCGAAATCAAGAACGAACTTCATGCCATTGTCTCACGAGACCTGTTTTCGTTCCTTGCGCTTCTTCGGGCCTACGACTACCCGAATGTGGGCAAGAAGACATCGGAGTTTTCGGAGTCTGTCTTAGCGTTTCTGAATGCAACAGCAAAGACCCCACGAACACCAGCGGACTTGTGGCTGAAGTCTATGCTGAAAGAAGCGACAAAACTTGAGGAACTCGCGTTTCTCGTCGACAATGAAAGCCACGTCCTCATAGAGGGGCTGCATGATTTCTATGTACGTCCCGTCTGTCTTTTCAGGAAGTCAGAGCACATTTTCGATGAAGAGCTGACCGTTCAGAAGCAACTCGGCGACATCGAATTCATGAATGGAACCAGGCGTGTTTCATTCTCGTTCGTGAACTCGAAAGATTCGTTCGGAGTGCAACTGTCCGATGTTGTGTGCGGATTACTCGGTAAGCACTTCAACTTCATCGAGGAGAATTCGATGCCGGAGCTGCGCAAAGCAAAGGCAGCCTTGGACGAAACGCAACGCGGCAACTTGAAACTTCTGGAGAAGTTGATTGATGTCTCCGACAAGTTTAGCAACGGGATGATTTACAGAACCGTCCCTGAAGACAGTGATTTCAAGCATCAGGCATTCACTTTCGGGGAAGTGACTCCACCTCATCTCGGGTGA
- a CDS encoding IS5 family transposase, which translates to MRGPDGFTESMFTVLKLDDFVPKDHPLRPIRTWLNDALTRMDDVFARMYEADAKGGRPSIAPEKLVRALLLQVLYSIRSERMLVEQISYNMLFRWFVGLPMDGTVWDHSTFSKNRDRLLEHDVLVLLFNETVETARERGYLSGEHFSVDGTLIQAWAGHKSFVPKASPDKDDTPPDEPPAPNDNWHGQKRSNETHQSTTDEQARLFRKSKGTGAMLCYMGHVLTDNRHGLVVNAQVTLATGTAERDAAELMLADAACVAPLGITVGADKNYDTAGFVASCRANRVTPHVAQNDGRPGGSAIDGRTTRWPGYAVSQQKRKRIEQVFGWGKTVGRIRQAMYRGLERVDQLFVLTQVGYNLTRMRTLAG; encoded by the coding sequence ATGCGTGGGCCAGATGGTTTTACCGAGTCAATGTTCACGGTGTTGAAGCTGGATGATTTTGTGCCGAAGGACCATCCGTTGCGTCCGATTCGCACCTGGCTCAATGACGCGCTTACACGCATGGACGATGTGTTCGCGCGGATGTACGAGGCTGACGCGAAAGGAGGTCGGCCTAGCATCGCACCGGAGAAGCTGGTGCGAGCTCTTTTGCTGCAGGTGCTGTATTCGATTCGTAGCGAGCGCATGCTGGTGGAACAGATTTCCTACAACATGTTGTTCCGCTGGTTCGTCGGCCTGCCGATGGACGGGACCGTGTGGGACCACTCGACGTTCAGCAAGAACCGCGACCGGTTGCTCGAACACGATGTGCTGGTGTTGCTCTTCAACGAGACAGTCGAGACCGCGCGCGAGCGCGGATATCTTTCCGGGGAGCACTTTAGCGTCGACGGCACGTTGATTCAGGCATGGGCCGGGCACAAGAGCTTTGTGCCCAAGGCAAGTCCGGACAAAGACGACACGCCTCCTGACGAACCGCCCGCGCCGAATGACAACTGGCACGGACAGAAGCGCAGTAACGAGACGCACCAATCCACGACTGACGAGCAGGCGCGCCTGTTTCGCAAGAGCAAAGGAACCGGAGCGATGCTCTGTTATATGGGCCACGTGCTGACCGACAACCGGCATGGCCTGGTGGTCAACGCACAGGTGACGCTGGCGACGGGCACCGCCGAGCGCGACGCGGCCGAGCTGATGCTTGCCGATGCCGCATGCGTTGCGCCGCTCGGCATCACGGTCGGCGCGGACAAGAACTACGACACCGCCGGTTTCGTGGCCAGTTGTCGAGCGAACCGTGTGACGCCGCATGTGGCGCAAAACGATGGGCGTCCAGGAGGTTCAGCAATTGACGGGCGAACTACGCGCTGGCCGGGCTACGCGGTCAGCCAGCAAAAACGTAAGCGCATTGAGCAGGTGTTCGGATGGGGCAAGACAGTCGGGCGAATTCGACAAGCGATGTATCGGGGACTTGAACGCGTAGACCAGCTCTTCGTGCTGACGCAGGTCGGCTACAACCTGACGCGTATGCGCACACTTGCCGGTTGA
- a CDS encoding AAA family ATPase, with product MSMSGFFGYATSGLSEPADVRWLEDTVNAASDEFVPAEESQQFFTMLPAMDDYRRIVRVMGPDVASKVLLALNDLVALTELKARSELPKVASATQVFQKAFIRTAEAFFAYKNAGPILKGLDSEQIGRMSDDIEVRFQLAGKKNRHELKFRFDHGAELPKRISVVIGKNGVGKSQALGRVVNAALAGDDSALREATTHGRVLINRVLAFAPTNESASVFPSERRKNPKVWYKRFALNRGGRVRRGAGVADMVLQVARSEGRIGNFQRWQIFLTAIQSISDWQQIALLRTNKGDDPVALSFLRVTDEGDRAPDLSVDAEHPIAEDNLLDLFASIDLNKDPIREVDGQTFALSSGEISFLRFAAQASLYIENGSLLLLDEPETHLHPNFISQFVALLNTMLAQTGSAAIIATHSAYFVREVFREQVSVLRTTDDGFVFIDPLRLQTFGADVGSISYFVFGEDEPSKLAADVEQRLLSRYETWEQLYGAYKGELSPEILSSLRLALERRQTNE from the coding sequence ATGAGTATGAGCGGGTTCTTCGGCTATGCGACTTCAGGTCTTTCGGAGCCAGCGGACGTCCGCTGGTTGGAAGACACGGTCAATGCTGCGAGCGATGAATTTGTGCCTGCCGAAGAATCGCAGCAGTTCTTTACGATGTTGCCAGCCATGGACGATTATCGGCGAATCGTGAGGGTGATGGGGCCGGACGTCGCATCGAAGGTGCTGCTCGCACTGAACGACTTGGTTGCTCTCACTGAGCTAAAGGCCCGCTCTGAGCTACCTAAAGTTGCTTCGGCAACACAGGTTTTCCAGAAGGCGTTCATTCGAACTGCGGAAGCGTTCTTCGCATACAAAAATGCTGGACCAATCCTCAAAGGCCTCGACTCGGAGCAAATCGGCCGTATGTCCGATGACATCGAAGTCAGATTCCAGCTAGCGGGTAAGAAGAACAGGCATGAACTCAAGTTCCGCTTTGACCACGGGGCGGAACTGCCAAAGCGCATCTCAGTGGTCATAGGGAAAAACGGAGTTGGAAAGAGCCAAGCACTTGGGCGAGTGGTGAATGCTGCCTTGGCAGGCGACGACAGCGCGTTGCGTGAGGCGACCACTCATGGGCGTGTCCTCATCAATCGTGTTCTTGCATTTGCGCCGACGAACGAATCGGCCTCCGTTTTCCCATCGGAGCGCAGGAAGAACCCGAAGGTCTGGTACAAGCGGTTTGCCTTGAATCGCGGAGGACGCGTGCGACGAGGCGCGGGAGTCGCCGACATGGTGCTACAGGTTGCACGCTCCGAAGGTCGCATCGGTAACTTCCAGAGGTGGCAGATATTTCTGACGGCGATTCAGTCCATTTCGGATTGGCAGCAGATTGCTCTCTTGAGGACTAACAAGGGCGACGACCCGGTCGCACTTTCGTTCCTTCGGGTCACGGACGAAGGCGACCGTGCACCCGACCTCAGTGTCGACGCCGAACATCCTATAGCTGAGGACAACCTGCTGGACCTGTTCGCATCTATCGATTTGAACAAGGACCCCATCCGCGAGGTAGATGGTCAGACTTTCGCCTTGAGCAGTGGAGAAATCTCGTTCTTGCGATTCGCGGCGCAGGCCAGTCTGTACATAGAAAACGGCTCGCTGCTGTTGCTGGACGAACCGGAGACACACCTACATCCGAATTTCATAAGCCAGTTCGTAGCTCTGCTGAACACAATGTTGGCCCAAACTGGGTCGGCTGCAATCATCGCAACTCACTCAGCCTACTTCGTACGTGAGGTTTTTCGGGAGCAGGTGAGTGTGCTCCGCACGACCGATGACGGTTTCGTTTTTATTGACCCGTTGAGGTTGCAGACATTTGGCGCGGATGTGGGGTCGATTTCGTACTTTGTATTTGGAGAGGACGAGCCCTCGAAGCTCGCGGCCGACGTCGAGCAGCGTCTGCTTAGCCGCTATGAGACTTGGGAGCAATTGTACGGCGCATATAAGGGAGAACTGTCTCCGGAGATATTGAGCTCACTGCGTCTGGCGCTCGAGAGGAGGCAGACGAATGAATAG
- a CDS encoding GNAT family N-acetyltransferase — protein sequence MSSKVEIHVVDSISEVDAGEWNALSDGNPFVQYEFLSAMHETGCASAHTGWQPFFLLMKRGADLAGAMPLYLKSHSRGEYVFDHAWADAFKRHGLRYYPKLLSAVPFSPVTGPRLLAPTHADRVLLARGAIQLAQQMDVSSLHVLFPHEADLEALTDAGYMLREGVQFHWENFNYESFDDFLSKMSHDKRKKVKQDRRRVLDAGVTFSWLRGADVDADALDFFYSCYENTYREHWNPPYLTRDFFDQVHATMPDALMLVVAEVDGNRLACALNVVDGDTMYGRYWGTKEFVSGLHFETCYMQGIEYCIVNGLASFEGGAQGVHKMSRGLLPTPTWSAHWIADKRFAHAISEFLDQETAAMDEHIGELEAHTPFKRRTD from the coding sequence GTGAGCAGCAAGGTCGAAATTCACGTCGTGGACTCAATTTCGGAAGTCGACGCGGGCGAGTGGAACGCGCTCTCCGATGGCAATCCATTCGTACAGTACGAATTCCTTTCCGCGATGCACGAGACCGGCTGTGCGTCTGCGCATACCGGCTGGCAGCCCTTTTTTCTGCTGATGAAGAGGGGCGCTGACCTGGCCGGCGCGATGCCGCTCTACCTGAAATCACATTCGCGCGGGGAGTACGTCTTCGACCACGCGTGGGCGGATGCCTTCAAACGGCACGGCCTGCGCTATTACCCCAAGCTGCTGTCAGCGGTCCCGTTCTCGCCCGTAACGGGACCGCGGCTACTGGCGCCGACCCATGCAGACCGGGTCTTGCTGGCAAGGGGAGCTATTCAACTTGCGCAGCAGATGGACGTGTCATCGCTGCACGTGCTGTTTCCCCATGAGGCGGACCTTGAGGCGTTGACGGATGCTGGGTACATGCTCCGGGAGGGGGTCCAGTTTCACTGGGAAAATTTCAACTACGAAAGCTTCGACGACTTTTTGTCGAAGATGAGCCACGACAAGCGCAAGAAGGTAAAGCAAGACCGCCGCCGGGTTTTGGACGCCGGGGTGACGTTCAGCTGGCTACGCGGTGCGGACGTGGATGCGGATGCGCTGGATTTCTTCTACTCCTGCTACGAGAACACCTACAGGGAGCACTGGAACCCGCCATACCTGACCCGCGACTTTTTCGACCAGGTCCATGCCACCATGCCCGATGCGCTAATGCTGGTAGTCGCCGAGGTTGACGGCAACAGACTCGCCTGCGCGTTGAACGTCGTCGATGGCGACACGATGTACGGGCGCTATTGGGGGACCAAGGAGTTTGTCTCCGGCCTGCACTTCGAGACCTGTTACATGCAGGGCATCGAGTATTGCATCGTCAACGGCCTCGCGAGCTTCGAAGGTGGTGCGCAAGGTGTTCACAAGATGTCGCGTGGACTGCTTCCCACGCCTACGTGGTCAGCGCACTGGATTGCAGACAAGAGGTTTGCTCATGCCATCAGTGAGTTCCTCGACCAGGAAACGGCAGCGATGGATGAGCACATCGGGGAATTGGAAGCACATACGCCGTTCAAGCGACGTACTGATTGA